DNA sequence from the Amycolatopsis sp. Hca4 genome:
AAGGGCGGGAGTCACCAGATGAGCCCACGAACGCTCACCGGTTGGCGCAAGTCGAGCCACAGCCACTTCGAAGAGAACGCCTGCGTCGAGATCGGCGGCGGTCCCGGCGTGGTCGGGGTCCGGGACACCAAACAGGCGGTGCCCCGGCCGGTCCTCGTCTAC
Encoded proteins:
- a CDS encoding DUF397 domain-containing protein; this translates as MSPRTLTGWRKSSHSHFEENACVEIGGGPGVVGVRDTKQAVPRPVLVYSTAAFAAFLRHLTAGR